Proteins from a single region of Gossypium arboreum isolate Shixiya-1 chromosome 1, ASM2569848v2, whole genome shotgun sequence:
- the LOC108482956 gene encoding OVARIAN TUMOR DOMAIN-containing deubiquitinating enzyme 12-like, which produces MVTSEQEHDFVKWGLQLFNSDPYANCGYCGVLTQENGEYYTGNSFKEDDHYDAGECCNVENDEAIAHTLQLQELSKLAVVGSPSQGDEEELQLQVSGYTRDCINQSVGDFGSGQGCGEEEQDEITTSSSCSSPEEKLLCEEDRSYSLELTDEFALDGEVGKRLNQMVPVPHIPRINGEIPSVDEATLDHQRLLERLQVYNLVELKVEGDGNCQFRALSDQVYRTPEHHEFVRRQVVDQLKSCPDIYEGYVPMAYSDYLEKMSESGEWGDHVTLQAAADSYGVKIFVITSFKDTCYIEILPNVQKSKRVIFLSFWAEVHYNSIYPFGDVPAFGMKKKKRWRMLRNKHLESTDGYQ; this is translated from the exons ATGGTGACATCTGAGCAAGAACACGATTTTGTTAAGTGGGGTTTGCAACTATTCAATAGTGATCCCTATGCTAATTGTGGATATTGTGGTGTGTTAACTCAAGAAAATGGAGAGTATTACACTGGAAATAGTTTCAAGGAGGATGATCATTACGACGCAGGAGAATGTTGTAATGTGGAAAATGATGAGGCTATTGCTCATACTCTTCAACTTCAAGAACTGTCAAAACTTGCAGTGGTGGGATCTCCAAGCCAAGGGGACGAAGAAGAATTGCAGTTGCAAGTGTCTGGTTACACTCGAGATTGTATCAATCAGTCTGTTGGGGACTTTGGTTCTG GGCAAGGTTGTGGTGAGGAAGAGCAAGATGAAATAACAACTTCTAGTTCATGTTCTAGCCCTGAAGAGAAGTTGTTATGTGAAGAGGATAGGTCATATTCATTGGAGCTAACCGATGAGTTTGCTCTTGATGGTGAAGTTGGGAAAAGGCTAAATCAGATGGTTCCTGTTCCT CATATTCCAAGAATCAATGGTGAGATACCCTCTGTTGATGAAGCAACTTTAGATCATCAAAGACTACTAGAGAg ATTGCAAGTCTATAATTTAGTGGAGCTTAAAGTTGAAGGAGACGGTAACTGTCAG TTCCGTGCTCTATCTGATCAAGTTTATCGAACTCCTGAGCATCATGAGTTTGTGAGGCGGCAAGTTGTAGACCAG CTTAAGTCTTGTCCAGATATATATGAGGGGTATGTTCCCATGGCATACAGTGACTACCTGGAGAAGATGTCCGA GAGTGGTGAATGGGGTGATCATGTCACTTTGCAGGCTGCTGCAGATTCG TATGGTGTTAAAATATTTGTCATAACATCTTTCAAGGACACTTGCTACATTGAGATTCTTCCAAATGTCCAAAAGTCAAAACGAG TTATTTTTTTGAGCTTTTGGGCAGAGGTACACTACAACTCAATATATCCATTTGGAG ATGTGCCTGCATtcgggatgaagaagaagaaaaggtggCGAATGTTGCGGAACAAGCATTTGGAGTCAACTGATGGATATCAATGA